The following are from one region of the Indicator indicator isolate 239-I01 chromosome 14, UM_Iind_1.1, whole genome shotgun sequence genome:
- the IKBIP gene encoding inhibitor of nuclear factor kappa-B kinase-interacting protein isoform X2 — MEKKYNFLQQEAEKFLDVENRVNLISKKCEHTWNFMEQLEDPQIISDIKHLGEDIYTAKTSTSSIIKKQEELQKNLTTLFGAISSAEENAASVARNITLTIVTVKTDIRRMSGLVSDMAVLAESLQTVEDKVEKGEKMTVKNIGDLLSSSIDRSTKLQSLASSNAREIEQMETALSEIRSDFNKHSDRLLNLEGDRAKVLKTVTFANDLKPKMYKLQKDFATLEPLINDLTLRIGKLVDNVLQQEKEIALLTEKLTNLTRVQSEAKDMEDGITKVSDMN; from the coding sequence TGTGAACATACTTGGAACTTCATGGAACAGCTGGAAGATCCTCAAATAATTTCTGACATTAAACATCTAGGGGAAGATATTTATACGGCAAAAACGTCAACTAGCAGCATCATTAAAAAGcaagaagagctgcagaagaatTTAACAACCCTTTTTGGTGCCATTTCAAGTGCTGAAGAAAATGCAGCTTCTGTAGCTAGAAACATAACTTTGACAATTGTGACAGTCAAAACCGACATCAGGCGCATGTCAGGCCTGGTCTCAGATATGGCTGTGTTGGCAGAATCCTTGCAAACAGTAGAGGATAAAGTAGAAAAAGGTGAAAAGATGACAGTAAAAAATATAGGTGACCTGCTTTCCAGTAGTATTGACCGAAGTACCAAACTACAGAGCTTGGCATCCAGTAATGCAAGAGAAATTGAGCAAATGGAGACAGCACTATCTGAGATCAGGAGTGATTTTAACAAGCACTCAGATAGGCTTTTGAATCtggaaggtgacagagcaaaAGTTCTGAAGACAGTTACATTTGCAAACGATTTAAAACCCAAGATGTACAAACTTCAAAAGGATTTTGCTACCTTGGAGCCATTAATAAATGACCTGACACTGAGAATAGGAAAGTTAGTGGACAATGTATTGcaacaggagaaggaaattGCTTTGCTCACTGAGAAACTGACCAATCTAACAAGAGTTCAGAGTGAGGCCAAAGATATGGAGGATGGAATAACCAAGGTTTCAGACATGAACTGA